A genome region from Methylorubrum populi includes the following:
- a CDS encoding carbon starvation protein A, whose amino-acid sequence MGAIQKHGPWALVGALGAAALAVVATHRGESINALWVVVAAVCTYLIAYRYYSLYIADNVMRLDPKRETPAHRHNDGLDYVPTNKSVLFGHHFAAIAGAGPLVGPVLAAQMGYLPGMLWILAGVVLAGAVQDFMILFVSMRRDGRSLGELIRAELGVIPGVIALFGTFMIMIILLAVLAMVVVKALAESPWGTFTVGATIPIALLMGLYARYIRPGKVGEVSIIGFILLMAAIVYGGRIAADPYWGPAFTFTGVQLTWMLIGYGFVAAILPVWLLLAPRDYLSTFLKIGTIVGLAIGIVFVAPHMQMPAMTKFVDGTGPVWAGSLFPFLFITIACGAVSGFHALISSGTTPKLVDNEMDTRFIGYGGMLMESFVAIMALVAASVIDPGVYFTMNSPGALLGTTPETAAAAVTALGFPVSPEVIAQTAVDVGEHSIISRVGGAPTLAVGMAHIISSAIGGKAMMAFWYHFAILFEALFILTAVDAGTRAGRFMLQDLLGLVAPSFKDTSAWVPSVLATALCVGAWGFFLYQGVTDPLGGIYTLWPLFGISNQMLAAVALTLATVVIFKMKRERYAFVTIIPTVWLCICTLTAGWQKIFSPDPKIGFLAHADRFSAAIAEGKVLGPAKSMGDMHKIVFNDRIDAGLAVLFVGLVLAIAAFGIMACVKAYRADRWTALEADPTLAPAE is encoded by the coding sequence ATGGGCGCGATACAGAAACACGGACCCTGGGCCCTGGTCGGGGCATTGGGCGCCGCGGCCCTGGCGGTCGTCGCCACGCATCGGGGCGAATCGATCAACGCGCTGTGGGTCGTGGTGGCCGCGGTCTGCACCTACCTGATCGCCTACCGCTACTACTCCCTCTACATCGCCGACAACGTCATGCGCCTCGATCCGAAGCGCGAGACGCCAGCCCACCGCCACAACGACGGCCTCGACTACGTCCCGACCAACAAGTCGGTGCTGTTCGGCCATCACTTCGCGGCCATCGCCGGCGCCGGCCCGCTGGTCGGCCCGGTGCTCGCGGCGCAGATGGGCTACCTGCCCGGCATGCTCTGGATCCTCGCCGGCGTCGTGCTCGCCGGCGCGGTGCAGGACTTCATGATCCTGTTCGTGTCGATGCGCCGCGACGGCCGCTCGCTGGGTGAGCTGATCCGGGCCGAACTCGGCGTGATCCCCGGCGTGATCGCCCTGTTCGGCACCTTCATGATCATGATCATCCTGCTCGCCGTGCTGGCGATGGTGGTGGTCAAGGCGCTGGCCGAGAGTCCCTGGGGCACCTTCACCGTCGGCGCGACGATCCCGATCGCCCTGCTGATGGGCCTCTACGCCCGCTACATCCGGCCGGGGAAGGTCGGCGAGGTCTCGATCATCGGCTTCATCCTGCTCATGGCCGCGATCGTCTACGGCGGGCGGATCGCCGCCGACCCGTACTGGGGCCCGGCCTTCACCTTCACCGGCGTACAGCTCACCTGGATGCTGATCGGCTACGGCTTCGTCGCGGCGATCCTGCCGGTCTGGCTGCTGCTCGCCCCGCGCGACTACCTCTCGACCTTCCTCAAGATCGGCACCATCGTCGGGCTCGCCATCGGCATCGTCTTCGTGGCGCCGCACATGCAGATGCCGGCGATGACGAAGTTCGTCGACGGCACCGGCCCGGTCTGGGCGGGCTCGCTGTTCCCGTTCCTGTTCATCACCATCGCCTGCGGCGCGGTCTCGGGCTTCCACGCCCTGATTTCCTCGGGCACGACGCCGAAGCTCGTCGACAACGAGATGGACACCCGCTTCATCGGCTACGGCGGCATGCTGATGGAGAGCTTCGTCGCGATCATGGCGCTGGTCGCCGCGAGCGTGATCGATCCGGGCGTCTACTTCACCATGAACTCGCCCGGCGCCCTGCTCGGCACCACGCCGGAGACCGCCGCGGCGGCGGTGACGGCGCTCGGCTTCCCCGTCTCCCCCGAGGTGATCGCCCAGACCGCCGTCGACGTCGGCGAACACTCGATCATCTCCCGCGTCGGCGGCGCCCCGACGCTCGCCGTCGGCATGGCCCACATCATCTCGTCGGCCATCGGCGGCAAGGCGATGATGGCCTTCTGGTACCACTTCGCGATCCTGTTCGAGGCCCTGTTCATCCTGACCGCGGTGGATGCGGGCACCCGCGCCGGCCGCTTCATGCTGCAGGACCTGCTCGGCCTCGTCGCGCCGTCCTTCAAGGACACCTCGGCCTGGGTGCCGAGCGTGCTCGCCACCGCCCTGTGCGTCGGCGCCTGGGGCTTCTTCCTCTACCAGGGCGTCACCGACCCGCTCGGCGGCATCTACACCCTGTGGCCGCTGTTCGGCATCTCGAACCAGATGCTGGCGGCCGTGGCGCTGACGCTCGCCACCGTGGTGATCTTCAAGATGAAGCGCGAGCGCTACGCCTTCGTCACGATCATCCCGACCGTCTGGCTGTGCATCTGCACCCTGACCGCGGGCTGGCAGAAGATCTTCTCGCCCGATCCGAAGATCGGCTTCCTGGCGCATGCCGACCGGTTCTCGGCCGCGATCGCCGAGGGCAAGGTGCTGGGCCCGGCCAAAAGCATGGGCGACATGCACAAGATCGTCTTCAACGACCGCATCGACGCAGGCCTCGCGGTGCTGTTCGTCGGCCTCGTGCTGGCGATCGCCGCGTTCGGCATCATGGCCTGCGTCAAAGCCTACCGTGCCGACCGCTGGACGGCGCTGGAGGCGGACCCCACCCTGGCTCCGGCCGAGTGA
- a CDS encoding YbdD/YjiX family protein, whose amino-acid sequence MSTPSQNFRERLRVFNKCVCDGARLMVGQGDYGTYVAHIAKTHPDQTPMTEREFFRNRENARFGIGNGSGFRCC is encoded by the coding sequence ATGAGCACGCCGTCGCAGAACTTTCGCGAACGCCTGCGGGTCTTCAACAAATGCGTCTGCGACGGCGCGCGGCTGATGGTGGGCCAGGGCGATTACGGCACCTACGTCGCCCACATCGCGAAAACCCATCCCGACCAGACGCCGATGACCGAGCGGGAATTCTTCCGCAATCGCGAGAATGCCCGCTTCGGCATCGGCAACGGCTCGGGCTTCCGCTGCTGCTGA